One Lysinibacillus fusiformis genomic window carries:
- a CDS encoding methyl-accepting chemotaxis protein yields MEMKIRTKLIIISLSLLLIPSLIIGVSSYFSAKEHLDDLGEKMLKNNVEMALQLIDSMNYAVQTGEISLEEAQEKVKQNLIGDLQSDGSRAITTNVDLGEDGYFAIYGLDGQRIAHPFSEGKNAWESVDSNGIYMIQDMIKAAEKGGDFTYYSREVPNQPGSEEDKIAYTALDPNWGWAVSASSYMKSFNHGINLIQHTIMITLGMSILIGIIVIFLFSRHLAIPVQLITESVQKIAKQDLSFNDIKVKNKDELGDLAVGINMMTTSLRDIIQSVSSSAEQVAATSEQLTASSEQTSTASEEITESIQQISTGQDKQLFGMQEANNSVSQISSSITEITTNIKGLNDLSIETSKVSLYGNEVITQTVEQMNQINEQSMVTTESMRLLESKSQEIGEIINVITSIAAQTNLLALNAAIEAARAGEHGKGFAVVADEVRKLAEESGNAANNIATLIGEIQINTQNTVHTVNEGKIVVETGMSYVENAGKTFEAIAADVNLINDKLSSVSAEIQEISANTEVLVNEIHKTKDVTNQSTSYTQHVVAAAEEQHASMVEMTVASRSLAEMSQQLQDLVSDFKSI; encoded by the coding sequence ATGGAAATGAAGATACGTACTAAGCTAATTATTATTTCATTGAGCCTATTATTAATTCCAAGCTTGATAATAGGCGTAAGCAGTTATTTTTCTGCTAAAGAGCACTTGGATGATTTGGGAGAAAAAATGCTGAAAAATAATGTAGAAATGGCACTCCAATTGATTGATTCAATGAATTATGCTGTTCAAACCGGAGAAATATCATTAGAAGAAGCCCAAGAAAAAGTAAAACAAAATTTAATTGGGGATTTACAAAGTGATGGTTCCCGTGCAATAACTACTAACGTTGATTTAGGTGAGGACGGCTATTTTGCAATTTACGGATTAGATGGCCAAAGAATAGCCCATCCTTTCTCAGAAGGAAAAAATGCCTGGGAGAGCGTTGATAGTAATGGGATTTATATGATACAAGACATGATAAAAGCAGCAGAAAAGGGTGGGGATTTTACTTACTATTCTAGAGAAGTACCAAATCAACCTGGTTCAGAAGAGGACAAAATAGCCTATACTGCTTTAGATCCGAACTGGGGATGGGCGGTAAGTGCAAGTAGCTATATGAAATCATTTAATCATGGAATTAACTTAATCCAACATACGATCATGATTACACTTGGCATGAGTATTTTGATAGGAATAATAGTTATATTTTTATTTTCCAGACATTTAGCAATTCCAGTTCAACTCATCACTGAAAGTGTGCAAAAGATTGCTAAACAAGATTTATCTTTTAACGATATTAAAGTTAAAAATAAAGATGAGTTGGGTGATTTAGCTGTTGGAATAAATATGATGACTACAAGTTTAAGAGATATTATTCAATCAGTTTCTAGCTCAGCTGAGCAAGTTGCAGCTACATCCGAACAACTTACTGCAAGTAGCGAACAAACGAGTACGGCCTCAGAAGAAATCACGGAGTCTATTCAGCAAATTTCTACTGGACAAGATAAGCAACTGTTTGGCATGCAAGAAGCAAATAACTCAGTTTCACAAATATCATCTAGCATTACAGAAATAACGACAAATATTAAAGGATTAAATGATTTATCAATTGAAACTTCTAAAGTTTCTCTTTATGGCAATGAAGTTATTACGCAGACCGTGGAACAAATGAATCAAATAAATGAACAGAGTATGGTGACAACTGAATCAATGCGATTGCTTGAGAGTAAATCTCAAGAAATCGGTGAAATTATTAATGTAATTACAAGCATAGCAGCACAAACAAATTTACTTGCTCTAAATGCAGCGATTGAAGCAGCACGTGCAGGTGAGCATGGGAAGGGCTTTGCTGTTGTAGCTGACGAAGTCAGAAAATTAGCAGAGGAATCAGGAAATGCTGCTAACAACATTGCTACTTTAATAGGTGAAATTCAAATAAATACACAAAATACAGTACATACTGTAAATGAAGGAAAAATAGTAGTGGAGACAGGCATGAGCTACGTTGAAAATGCTGGAAAAACGTTTGAAGCGATTGCGGCCGATGTAAACTTGATTAATGATAAATTATCATCAGTCTCAGCCGAAATTCAAGAAATTAGTGCCAATACAGAGGTTCTAGTAAACGAAATACACAAAACAAAAGACGTTACCAATCAGTCAACAAGTTATACGCAACATGTCGTAGCAGCTGCTGAAGAACAGCATGCTTCAATGGTTGAGATGACAGTTGCTTCGCGTTCTTTAGCAGAGATGTCACAACAACTTCAAGATCTAGTTTCTGATTTTAAATCAATCTAA